A window of Serinus canaria isolate serCan28SL12 chromosome 27, serCan2020, whole genome shotgun sequence genomic DNA:
GTTGGGGTCATCACCTGGGTGGATAACAGGGGGGTTTGGAGGCACCATCAGGGCGGGGGAGGCAGACACAtgcccagtgctgtgtccctggcTCTGGCTTTCCCCATGGGAGACCCGGGAACAGCACTTTGGCAGAGGGATTGAGggtggagaggccctggcacagactATTCcatggctgccccatccctggcagtgcccaaggccaggttggacagggcttggagcagtctgggacagtgggaggtgtccctgcccatggctgggggtggcactgggtgggtttaaggccctttccaacccaaactattcgATGCTTTTATGGTTCTGGGATGTCTTGGTGCCATCAcctgccaggggcacagccttgtccctgtcacagccacGTCCTGATCACAGCCAGGTCCCGACTCTGCTCCCGGGGGTGGAAGCAGGGAGATAACACCGGGGAGATAACACTGGGGAGATAACACTGCAGTGCAACACCGGGGGAAGGCCTGGGCGCGCTCAGGGTGTTGCAATCCCGCTGCTGGATTCCCGGGCAGGAtgagcacagcaggagggaTGTAATTACACAGGGAAAATATCCCAGCTTGAGAAACTCGCTGAGGATTTGTGCGGAGGTATCCCGGCCCGCAGCGGGAGCGCGGCCAGAGGTTCGGTGCTCCCGGGCTGAGGTTCGGTGGTACCGGCGGTAGTTCGGTGTTATCAGTCCGAGATTCCGTATTCCCGGCGGTAGTTCGGTGCTCCCGGCGGTGGTTCGGCGGTACCGGCggtgctgcagcctgtcccGGGTCCTTCCCGGGGACTGCAGAGCGCATCGCGGGCCGCTCCAAGCCAGCGCTCCCGGCTCGGCGGCGATCCCGAGGGAGGCTGTGCCTTCCCCGCCTTATCAGCGCCGCTTATCTCGTCCCACCGGCAGCTCCGCGCGGCGCCGCACGCCCAGGTCCCTCTCCTCCGGATCCAGAGCCTGCGGCTCGGAGCGCTTCCCTGTCATTAGTCCTGGCTTTGGGGCACCATTTCTCCTCGGATCCTCAGGGATCTCCGAGCCTGCGGCTTCCGAGGGATGGGGGCGATACCGCGGACCCTGTGCCGCCTTCTCCCTTCTCACCTGGGGCTGAGCCCTTTCCTGCGCCCTGCGCTGCCCACTGGGGGCAGTGACAAATGTGGGGACCCTGGCACAGACCCTCTGTGGGTCGGACAGTGCCCCATTCCAACACCGACGTGTACCAGGATTTTGTCTCCACGGCTGCTGGAATCCCTGGtgccccctcctccctgcaaTCCTCTCATTATTCCCACCCTGAGCGTCACCCATCGCTGCCATCCCGATATTCCTCCTCCTGGCCAGCCCTCCCGGGATGTGACACCGCTGCTCCGCTCAGATCCATCTCTTCCCGACACAGCAGCTCCGGTGGAGCCATATTCCCCTAAGGAATGTCCGGGCtggttttcccttccctctgcctcacAAAGCGGTGCAGGGGCGGTCTCTGGGGATCTGTCGTCCCTCTGCCACCCATACCCAGGGCTCATCCATCCCCAGCTCAACTCCTCTTggctgggatccagctgtgtCTTTAGGAGTCTGGGATCTGGATTTCCGTCCGCACAGAGATCCAGCTGAGCACCTGAGAGGCTCCCCCGGGCAGAGACACTTTGTCCTCGGTGGGGTGTGAAgatcccatccccatccccttccccatccccttccccatcccGCCTCTTGTCTTTTTGCTTTCCCATCATCCCTGCACTTCAAACTCCTGATTTTTCCTTGCCACCACCTCGTGCTGCTCActctccctcctcagcagctccctctgctctgagacAGGAGCTGGGCCCAGCTCAGGTGGGAGCCAGGTGAGTTCTGAGCCTCATAGGCTGCAGATGTATGAGAAAGCCAAGCTTCCTTGAGCCTGAGCCCAAGTCCAGCAGCGCAGCCCAGCCTAaccccgcccgccccggccggTGCAGAGCCGCTCCTCACGCGTGTCCGTGTGCCTTATCTCGTTCCTTATCTCATCCCTTATCTCGTTCCTTGTCTCGTTCCTTGTCTTGTCCCTTATCTTGTCCCTTATCTCGTCCCTTATCTCGTTCTTTATTATCTCGTCCCTTACCTCGTCCGTTATCTCGTCCCTTATCTGGTCCCTTATCTCGGCAGGCTCCTGCGGGCGGCGCTCCTGCCCCTCAAGCGCTTCTACGGCATCAGGATGCGGGTGAGGGGCTCGGAGATGCTGCGGCTGCCGGGGCCCTTCGTGATCGTCTGCAACCACCAGGCTTCCCTGGACCTCATGGGTGCGTGGGGGCAGCGCGGGAGGACCCCCGGCACCTCTGGGGGCTCCAGCGGTGCGCCAGGATGGCTCTGGGGGGTCAGCACCgggatcagggcagggatgtgtgGTGGGAACGGACCAGGAGGGCTCTTgggactgggctgtgctgcagggagaggagggacaACGGGAGGTGATGCCACAGGGTGGTTCTGGGATTAAAGTCCTTTGAGTCAAGGCTAAAATAACCCCAAACTGGTCCTATATTAGGGTACAATTGATTAATTAGGGTATAAACTATATTAGGGTATAAATGATTAATCAATCTGTGACGTGATGTAATTTGGCCTCTCCAGAGAGCTTCTCTCCGCAGTTATCACCTCTCAGGactggctgagctgcagaattTATTGTTGATATCCAGCTGGTTTGTCCAACCTGGGGTTCCGTTTCCAAGGAGTTTCCCCAGGCAATGTTTCTGCTGCCGCTTCGTGGGTTGGGAAGGTGTTAATGGGTGTCCTTGGTTTGGGAAGGTGTTAATGGGTGTTCTCCACGCCCCAGGAATGGTGGAGGTCATTCCTGAGCGCTGCGTGCCCATCGCCAAGCGGGAGCTGCTGTACCTGGGCACGGTGGGCTGGGCCTGCTGGCTCAGTGGCATCATCTTCATCGAGCGGCAGCGCAGGGACGCGGCCATCGAGGTCATCTCCCGCACCGCCAGCGCCATGAGGAGAGACAACgtgagggacagggctgggggacaccgggggggtCAGGTGGGGCCAGGGGCTGTTCTTGTGAATGCACGGCTAGCCCCGTGGCAGGGAAGAATGATGGATCTAACTCCATGCTgtcagaaggctaatttattacttgaTGACACTATATTACGTTAAATAATGCTACACTACACTGTACTGTACTGAAACATACAGACAGGATACCTcttgaatgctaaaaagataataatgaaaactcgtgactctctccagagtcccagcacagcttggccctgattggccaaagagtgaaaacaactcccagcagaatgcaatggaacaatcacctgtgggtgaacaatctccaaacacattccacatgagcacaacccaggagaagcaaatgagataagaattgtttttctttcctctgaggcttctcagcttcccaggagaaaaaccctgggccAAGGAAtcctgttcagagaatgtgaatgccacaggcTGTGGGCAGGACTGACCCAGCGGAGGTCAGGGTGCcttggtttgaacagccaggtgtctgctgaggaaggcaggagcttctcttgaaatggaaaatgcaaaccccctctCTCTGACTTGTTATAACtgtgaaattaaggggctctcaggcaaagatatgggagtaggaataacagttctttattagggaaattaaaatacaaatgcaatagtacaaaaaaaccccaacaaccactgccagagtgagagcaggccctgaccccctgtgtgtcagggtggtggcacagtcccatcccagggggctcagggtggtggcacagtcccatcccaggggggctcagggtggtggcacagtcccatcccaggggggctcagggtggtggcacagtcccatcccaggggggctcagggtggtggcacagccccatcccaggagggctcagggtggtggcacagtcccatcccaggggggctcagggtggtggcacagtcccatcccagggggctcagggtggtggcacagtcccatcccagggggctcagggtggtggcacagtcccatcccagggggctcagggtggtggcacagtcccatcccaggggggctcagggtggtggcacagtcccatcccaggggggctcagccctcctgcatgccagctgtgttctgctggagcagggatcctgcacaagggggagttttcctctgcagctccagggctgctggagatgggcctgctctccctctgggaatgcagggcagcagaaagctgctcctctgggaatgcagggggcaaaggctgctgggctgttccaggtcagattggatccaggtaggaatgcttggctcctcccctgggcagagcatctccccatgggatgatggaatttgatcagccctgcagggacaccccctggccatggacagcagagatctcctggagggaggattggctgtgggaaagataaagaaaatgcccaatgaacagcagagaactgccccagctctgacagatggggatagAACACACAACCCAGCCACCCCTTTCACCCTAAAACACGGGGTCCCctcttgtccctgtcccctgcagctccGTGTGTGGGTTTTCCCAGAAGGCACCAGGAACCCGGGCAAGTCCATGCTGCCTTTCAAGCGAGGTGCTTTCCACCTGGCTGTGCAGGCCCAGGTAAGGAAATGGGCAATCAGATGTTGGACTCGATGGGcttggaggccttttccaaaATGATTCCTTCCCTTAGGCTCACCCTGGATGTAGCAGGGTGGGTGTGAACcctggggcagagggatggggcattTGGTCTCCGGGGACATGCAAGATTTggcccccagggatgcagggatttGGTCCTCAGCAAGGGGGATTTTGGTCCCTAAGGATGCAGGGGTTAGGTTCTCAGGGATAGTGGCTTTGGTCCCCAGGGATGAGGAGTTTGGTCCCCAGGGATGAGGGTTTTggtccccagggatggggaggtttggtccccagggatgggggggTTTGGTCCCCAGTGACAGACATggtgctgggcagcaccagggagggaCAGGCAAGAGCAGGAGTCTCACCTGGGGAGGGCTCTCTCTGGGGGCCCCCCCAAccctctgtgtcctgcaggtTCCCATTGTCCCCATTGTGATCTCCTCGTACAGGAACTTCTTCAGCCCCAAGGAGAAGAGGTTCACCTCTGGTAAGGGATGGACAGGAGTTCCCaaggcagagggcagggctggcactggggatgaGGCACCTGGGGCTGTCTGAGGGATGCTGAGGCATGGGGAGGCAGCTGGGGTGGAAGATGCCTGGGGGAACACCCAGTTCCTAGTGGGATCCTCTAACACATCCCtggcttttccctcctctcccagggaCCTGCACCATCCAAGTCCTCCCTAGGGTGGAAACGTGTGGCCTGAGTCCAAAGGATGTCCCCAAGCTGACCGAGAGTGTCCGCCAGGCCATGGCCGAGGCCCTGGCCGAGATGTCCATGAGTGACCACGGGCACCAGGAcatggagcagcctctgctggggccaggggaggacagggacagcccccagggccagggggacacagccaggagcagcaaatAGGCAGAGGGAGCGAGTCcctcagggacaccagggaagTATCCCTTGTCCCCTGAGGAagtgtgctgcagccctgccaccGCCCCAGCAGGACGGTGCCCtaaggagagcagagcagggcaggatggggaCCAGGCAGCACCTCTGAAAATGAGCAAGGGGCCCCCCAAAACAGAGCAAGGTGCCCCCTAAAACCTCTCGTTGTGACTGCATCCCCTGGATGTCCCTCTGCCAgacctggagctgtggctgtcccccTGGAGCTGTGACTGTCCCCCAGGATGGCCCCTGCCTGcttgctgggcagggcagggatggtccaggcagggctgaggtcTCACAGCCCCATTTTCCACCCCTGACTGTTGGGCTCCCCCATGGATTCTCCTTCCAGAGGCTCCTACAAGTTGGAAATGCTTGTAGGGTACAAGCATTGTACATGTTTGGGTACAGCCAGCTCTGAGTGGGTGGCCTGGGGGGGGACATGAGATCCAGGGGAGATTGCTGGGGAGGAGCATCCTGGGGGGGGGAGAGCATCCTTGGTGCTGAGCTGTGAGCCAAGGGTGGGACATTAAAGAGTCTGGAGCTGagtcctggcagtgctgaggggaATCCCTATCCTGGGGGAGACTTCAcactgcacagggagcagcccttCAGAGAGAGCACCCTGCTCAGAGagagcaccctgcacacacagagcaccctgcacacacacacagcaccctgcacacacagagcaccctgcacacacacacagcactctgcacacacacagagcaccctgcacacatagagagcaccctgcacacacacacagcaccctgcacacatagagagcaccctgcacacacacagcaccctgcacacacacacacagcaccctgcacacacatagagagcaccctgcacacacacacacagcaccctgcacacacacacagcactctgcacacacacagagcaccctgcacacacacacagcaccctgcacacacacagagcaccctgcacacacacacagcaccctgcacacacacagagcaccctgcacacatagagagcaccctgcacacacacacagcaccctgcacacacacacacagcaccctgcacacacacacagcaccctgcacacacacacacacagaagcaccctgcacacacacacacacagagagcaccctgcacacacacacagcacctgcacacacacacacagcaccctgcacacacacacacagcaccctgcacacacacacagagcaccctgcacacacacagagagcaccctgcacacacacacagcaccctgcacacacagagagcaccctgcacacacacacagcactctgcacacacacacacacagagcaccctgcacacacacacagcaccctgcacacacacacagcactctgcacacacacacacacagagcaccctgcacacacacacacacagagcaccctgcacacacacacagcaccctgcacacacacagagagcaccctgcacacacacacagcaccctgcacacacacacagagcaccctgcacacacacacacagcaccctgcacacacacacacacagagcaccctgcacacacacacagcaccctgcacacacacagagagcaccctgcacacacacacagcaccctgcacacacacagagagcaccctgcacacacacacacagcaccctgcacacacacacacacagagcaccatgcacacacacacagcaccctgcacacacacccagagcaccctgcacacacacacagcaccctgcacacacacacacacagagcaccctgcacacacacacagcacctgcacacacagagcacgctgcacacacacacagagcaccctgcacacacagagcaccctgcacacacacacagcaccctgcaccacacacacagcaccctgcacacacacagcaccctgcacacacacacagcaccctgcacacacacacacagcaccctgcacacacacagagcaccctgcacacacacacacagcaccctgcacacacacacagcaccctgcacacacacaccacacagcaccctgcacacacagcaccctgccacacacacagcaccctgcacacacacacacagcaccctgcacacacaagagcaccctgcacacacacagcactctgcaccacacacagagcaccctgcacacatagagcaccctgcacacacacacagcaccctgcacacatAGAGAGCACCCTgccacacacagcaccctgcacacacacacacagcaccctgcacaccacacagagcaccctgcacacacacagagagcaccctgcacacacacagcaccctgcacacacacagaagcacctgcacacacacacagcaccctgcacacacacacacagcaccctgcacacacaccagAGCACCCTGCACCACaccagcaccctgcacacacacagagacaccctgcacacacacacagcactctgcacacacacaccacagagcaccctgcacacacacacacagcaccctgcacacacacacagcactctgcacacacacacacacagagcaccctgcacacacacacagcaccctgcacacacacgagagcacctgcacacacacacagcaccctgcaccacacacacagcaccctgcacacacacacagagcaccctgcacacacacacacagcaccctgcacacacacacacacagcaccctgcacacacacacagcaccctgcacacacacagagagcaccctgcacacacacacacagcaccctgcacacacacacacagagcaccctgcacacacacacagcaccctgcacacacacccagagcaccctgcacacacacacagcaccctgcacacacacacacacagagcaccatgcacacacacacagcaccctgcacacacagagcacgctgcacacacacacacagagcaccctgcacacacagagcaccctgcacacacacacagcaccctgcacacacacacagcaccctgcacacacacagcaccctgcacacacacacagcaccctgcacacacacacacacagcacctgcacacacacacagagcaccctgcacacacacacagcaccctgcacacacacacacagcaccctgcacacacacacacacagcaccctgcacacacacacacacacagcaccctgcacacacacacacacagcaccctgcacacacacacacacacagcaccctgcacacacacacacacacagcaccctgcacacacacagcaccctgcacacacagagctccctgctcagggaccATCTGCACCCCAGGGCTGGTGTGAGGAGCACATGTCAGGGTGAGGCTTGCCCTGCTCTGAggctctccctgtgccactAAATGCACACAAAGAACATCCAGTGAGGCCTCAAATTCCCAGCAACACCTGGATGGTGCCCACCCAGGCACAATCCTGCCTGGAGGTGCCTCTCCATGGCCTCTGGACCATGACCTATCCAACAGCTGGATGgttccctgctgccaggctgggatttgggatctcctggctccttcccagctgagcagctcctgtgccagcaccccagggtggcagcagggcagggacatggCAGGGTGTGGCTGTCCCCTTAtggggagcagggtgggcaAGGTTTCCCTCCCACCCTGGGATAAAAGGTGCAAATccaggcacagagctcctgtttGGCACCATTCCTGCTCTCGGGAGAGCTGGATTATGAAGGAAATCCTCCTCAAATCTGTTGCAACACCGAACTGCAAAGAGGCTTCCCATGAGGAACAACCCATGGGATCAGGAGATGTCACATGGACATTGCCAAGGGCACAGGAAGGCTCCCCTGTCCCAGAAAACTCCTTTAATCctttcctgcttcccaggatTCCCAGCATGTGGCATGGTCTgtcagctctgagctggccTGGGGGTCCCACCACACCCCCACCCCTGGGGTGGTTTGGCTGCCCAGAGTTGGGTTTGGGGGGTTGAGCATCAATAGAACCGGGGAATGGTTTGGCTG
This region includes:
- the LOC103821673 gene encoding 1-acyl-sn-glycerol-3-phosphate acyltransferase alpha-like, with translation MDLLLLLLQGLLLLPLAALLLYRCSPPFQFLCKVAFFNCWIVALATLLSPLAAFRGRSVENMRLLRAALLPLKRFYGIRMRVRGSEMLRLPGPFVIVCNHQASLDLMGMVEVIPERCVPIAKRELLYLGTVGWACWLSGIIFIERQRRDAAIEVISRTASAMRRDNLRVWVFPEGTRNPGKSMLPFKRGAFHLAVQAQVPIVPIVISSYRNFFSPKEKRFTSGTCTIQVLPRVETCGLSPKDVPKLTESVRQAMAEALAEMSMSDHGHQDMEQPLLGPGEDRDSPQGQGDTARSSK